Proteins from a genomic interval of Impatiens glandulifera unplaced genomic scaffold, dImpGla2.1, whole genome shotgun sequence:
- the LOC124917932 gene encoding pectinesterase-like — protein sequence MESNDNSGKKRIIILTVSSLLLVAMVIAVTVGISQTDDDASKRYDHQELTAHAKAVQSICQPTDYKEACMQSLAHANSTDPKELIRAAFDSTKKNIREAANNSTLLKELAKDPRTKDALAGCKEMADIAVKDLERSLDQIANMDVIHFDSVLANLKVWLSGALTYQGTCLEGFDNTTGEAGEKMQEYLKLGMQLTSNGLAMVNEIAHALSSLNLDELQGMNRRLLFDQDLTVGHDEIPFWVDGGKRRLLSSKLIDNLKPNMVVAKDGSGKYTNITAALLDIPRNSDDTFVLYIKEGIYDEKIQVDRNLTHLVMYGDGPTKTRVRGRLNWIDGVSTFHTATVVILGDHFIGKDIGFDNYAGPEKHQAVALRVGSDMSIFYNCQIDGYQDTLYAHTYRQYYRNCVISGTIDFIFGDSAALFQNCTMLVRRPLDNQANIITAHGRKEPRQPTGLVLQNCNLVADPAYYPDRFTIKTYMARPWKEFSRTIIMESFIDDLISPDGFMPWEGEFGLDTCYYTEYNNRGPGSIKFNRTTWRGIKEVSKSLIKEHFTANKFLDAKSWLSKTGVPYYPGLIYPTPLDRPNAAKDDDLLDLERDNSNKHNFDNATNSVLAAGNITDNSTAVANATAFVASILAPTPSSSPEEKAKDKEEKKEKKDKEEDEDKAKEEKDKQKDKKEDEDKAKEKKISEDASAPSSNQKKPLTSLTYGINN from the exons aTGGAAAGCAATGACAATAGTGGGAAGAAAAGAATCATCATCCTCACCGTCTCTTCCTTGCTCCTAGTAGCTATGGTGATCGCGGTCACCGTCGGTATAAGTCAAACCGACGATGACGCCAGCAAGAGATACGATCACCAAGAACTAACCGCCCATGCAAAGGCTGTCCAAAGTATATGTCAACCAACCGATTATAAAGAGGCATGCATGCAAAGTTTGGCACACGCGAATTCGACCGACCCGAAGGAATTGATTCGCGCCGCATTCGATTCCACGAAGAAAAATATTAGAGAGGCAGCCAATAACTCTACATTGCTCAAGGAGCTGGCGAAGGATCCTAGGACGAAAGATGCCCTAGCCGGTTGTAAAGAGATGGCGGATATAGCGGTTAAGGATCTCGAGAGATCGTTGGATCAAATAGCAAATATGGATGTTATACATTTCGATTCTGTCTTAGCTAACTTGAAGGTATGGCTAAGCGGAGCCCTAACTTACCAAGGGACGTGCCTTGAGGGGTTTGATAACACGACGGGAGAAGCGGGGGAGAAAATGCAAGAGTATTTGAAACTCGGCATGCAATTGACTAGCAATGGTCTTGCCATGGTTAATGAGATAGCGCACGCTCTTTCGTCCCTCAATCTCGACGAGCTTCAAGGGATGAACCGTCGGTTGTTATTCGATCAGGATCTAACGGTCGGTCACGACGAAATACCTTTTTGGGTCGATGGCGGTAAGAGGAGACTCCTTAGCTCAAAACTTATCGACAATCTTAAACCTAATATGGTTGTGGCCAAAGATGGGAGCGGAAAGTACACCAACATAACCGCCGCGCTACTCGATATTCCTCGTAATAGCGACGACACGTTTGTTTTATACATAAAAGAGGGTATCTACGACGAGAAAATTCAAGTCGATCGGAACTTGACTCATTTGGTCATGTATGGAGACGGTCCGACCAAGACTAGGGTCCGAGGTCGATTAAATTGGATCGACGGGGTGTCAACTTTCCATACCGCGACGGTCG TTATTTTGGGTGATCATTTCATTGGGAAGGACATTGGATTCGATAACTACGCGGGTCCCGAGAAACATCAAGCGGTCGCACTACGAGTCGGTTCCGACATGTCGATTTTCTACAATTGCCAAATAGACGGTTACCAAGATACCTTATACGCCCATACATACCGACAATACTATCGTAATTGCGTAATCTCGGGGACAATCGATTTCATCTTCGGCGATAGCGCCGCGCTCTTCCAAAACTGCACGATGTTGGTGAGGAGGCCATTGGATAACCAAGCCAACATCATCACAGCCCACGGTCGAAAGGAGCCTCGTCAGCCCACGGGCCTCGTCTTGCAGAACTGCAACCTAGTAGCCGATCCGGCTTACTACCCCGATAGATTCACAATCAAGACTTATATGGCTAGGCCATGGAAGGAATTTTCTAGGACGATTATTATGGAAAGTTTTATCGACGATTTAATATCTCCCGACGGTTTCATGCCATGGGAAGGTGAATTCGGGCTAGATACTTGCTACTATACCGAGTACAACAATAGGGGTCCCGGATCTATTAAGTTTAACCGAACTACTTGGCGGGGGATTAAGGAGGTAAGCAAAAGCCTAATCAAAGAGCATTTCACTGCGAACAAGTTCTTGGATGCAAAATCTTGGTTATCGAAAACCGGGGTGCCCTATTATCCCGGTCTCATATACCCAACACCTCTCGATAGACCAAATGCTGCAAAAGATGACGACTTGTTGGACTTGGAACGAGATAACTCAAATAAGCACAACTTTGATAACGCCACCAACAGTGTTCTTGCAGCCGGTAACATTACTGATAACTCCACCGCCGTTGCTAACGCGACTGCATTCGTCGCGAGTATACTTGCCCCAACTCCATCCTCAAGCCCG gaggAGAAGGCAAAGGATAAGGAAGAAAAGAAGGAGAAAAAGGATAAGGAAGAGGATGAAGACAAGGCAAAGGAAGAAAAAGATAAACAAAAGGATAAGAAGGAAGACGAAGACAaggcaaaggaaaagaaaatatCAGAAGATGCGTCGGCACCAAGTAGCAATCAAAAAAAGCCGCTTACTAGTCTTACCTACGGTATTAATAACTAA
- the LOC124917935 gene encoding uncharacterized protein LOC124917935 isoform X2 — MASIRTFHPTISTYLNSFHGYTISISCASSTPPFSFKSSNNNNFHFFASSNAFSRTSLRENLRFPLSRKTHPPSVSSIWDALTGGNSPREAIIVVRRGMSFFRQGDVKNSLAEFDKAIELDPRQKAYLWQRGLSLYYLNRYEEGAEQFRIDVAQNPNDTEESIWCFLCEAQIYGVDEARRRFLELIAAFTSGKESEYFYASLYAGLYYESQGNADLAKLSILAACQCPYGLRSDDYMVSLAKVHCLCRSWQSG, encoded by the exons ATGGCGTCAATCCGAACCTTCCATCCCACCATTTCCACTTATCTCAATTCCTTCCATGGATATACAATCTCAATCTCATGCGCTTCTTCTACGCCGCCATTTTCGTTTAAATCATCCAACAATAACAACTTTCACTTCTTCGCTTCTTCAAACGCTTTCTCAAGGACTTCCCTCCGCGAGAATCTCCGTTTTCCACTTTCCCGAAAAACCCATCCGCCATCTGTTTCAAGTATTTGGGATGCCCTAACAGGAGGAAATTCTCCCCGCGAAGCTATAATCGTTGTTAGACGGGGAATGTCATTCTTCAGACAG ggTGATGTTAAGAATTCATTAGCAGAGTTCGATAAAGCAATTGAACTTGATCCTCGGCAAAAAGCAT ATTTATGGCAGAGAGGGCTGTCATTGTATTATCTTAACAG GTATGAAGAAGGGGCTGAACAGTTTAGGATAGATGTTGCTCAAAATCCAAATGATACCGAAGAATCTATATGGTGTTTTCTGTGTGAAGCTCAGATATATGGGGTTGATGAGGCAAGAAGAAGATTTCTTGAG CTTATTGCGGCATTTACAAGTGGCAAGGAAAGTGAGTACTTTTATGCATCTTTATATGCAGGGCTATACTATGAATCTCAG GGCAATGCAGACTTGGCTAAGCTATCTATTTTAGCTGCTTGCCAGTGCCCATATGGTTTAAG GTCTGACGATTATATGGTTTCGCTTGCCAAGGTTCACTGTCTATGTCGAAGTTGGCAATCTGGTTAA
- the LOC124917935 gene encoding uncharacterized protein LOC124917935 isoform X1 → MASIRTFHPTISTYLNSFHGYTISISCASSTPPFSFKSSNNNNFHFFASSNAFSRTSLRENLRFPLSRKTHPPSVSSIWDALTGGNSPREAIIVVRRGMSFFRQGDVKNSLAEFDKAIELDPRQKAYLWQRGLSLYYLNRYEEGAEQFRIDVAQNPNDTEESIWCFLCEAQIYGVDEARRRFLEVGIDPRPVMREAYNMFKDGGDPEKLIAAFTSGKESEYFYASLYAGLYYESQGNADLAKLSILAACQCPYGLRSDDYMVSLAKVHCLCRSWQSG, encoded by the exons ATGGCGTCAATCCGAACCTTCCATCCCACCATTTCCACTTATCTCAATTCCTTCCATGGATATACAATCTCAATCTCATGCGCTTCTTCTACGCCGCCATTTTCGTTTAAATCATCCAACAATAACAACTTTCACTTCTTCGCTTCTTCAAACGCTTTCTCAAGGACTTCCCTCCGCGAGAATCTCCGTTTTCCACTTTCCCGAAAAACCCATCCGCCATCTGTTTCAAGTATTTGGGATGCCCTAACAGGAGGAAATTCTCCCCGCGAAGCTATAATCGTTGTTAGACGGGGAATGTCATTCTTCAGACAG ggTGATGTTAAGAATTCATTAGCAGAGTTCGATAAAGCAATTGAACTTGATCCTCGGCAAAAAGCAT ATTTATGGCAGAGAGGGCTGTCATTGTATTATCTTAACAG GTATGAAGAAGGGGCTGAACAGTTTAGGATAGATGTTGCTCAAAATCCAAATGATACCGAAGAATCTATATGGTGTTTTCTGTGTGAAGCTCAGATATATGGGGTTGATGAGGCAAGAAGAAGATTTCTTGAG GTTGGTATAGATCCTCGTCCTGTCATGCGAGAAGCCTATAACATGTTTAAAGATGGTGGTGACCCAGAGAAG CTTATTGCGGCATTTACAAGTGGCAAGGAAAGTGAGTACTTTTATGCATCTTTATATGCAGGGCTATACTATGAATCTCAG GGCAATGCAGACTTGGCTAAGCTATCTATTTTAGCTGCTTGCCAGTGCCCATATGGTTTAAG GTCTGACGATTATATGGTTTCGCTTGCCAAGGTTCACTGTCTATGTCGAAGTTGGCAATCTGGTTAA